The DNA sequence GTCTGTGATTTTTGGCATATgggttgaaaaatattttatgaagggTCCCATGTTGAGTCCACTGTTACCTCTATTGCTTTGGCATTTACAATTTTCATTCTAACATGAAAAACTGGCATTAATGcttttttccataaaattattagaaatacagtgaaaaacatacacattttgatgaggtccatcatgagaaaaataaaagtattttaccTTTTCatagaacaaacaaatgaaaaaaattgtctaagcttctcattttctcatttaagctAAGGTCAGTAGTTGTAAGCGTATTTGCGACTTGTTTTCAAAAGCTGAACCTTTAACATAAACATTATTTTGGTTTACATACTACATACTATTTAACATTAGAAAGCTTTTAGAAGTTGTTTGGTAAGTCTGAATTTTCTTTGTTGCAAATCAGTGGATGTACTTTCGTATACCTGGAAGTTCATTACAGGAGGACAAAAAATGCTTGTTAATTGTCTGCTCTAGTGTCAAGTGTAGAAATAATAACAGTTTAGAAGGCAACATTATAATATTTgccatttattacttattttgttagGTTTCTTATTACAGACAACAAGAGGGCATGAAAGCAGTTtagacaaatatatttaaaaatatcttttaaccGCGTTCTTTGGCATGCTTAGAGActtgaagattaaaaatatttaaaacacaaaggaTTTCTCTTAATATGAAAACTCTAAAAATAGtctaatttttattaagattataaaattgaaaacaattataATTTATGCTTGGAAGTTTAAgtataaaattagtttaaaaatttttaatggctatatTAGGAGATATTCTGTGTCAAATACGTTTActgaatgaaaaattttttaatatcttaataatGAAGAATTTCTCTAGGGTCCCCAAAATGTCTTACTTTCTTATGGTACATTTTGTTAAATTGAgccatttctttaatttcataaaaGTAGAAAACAAGGCAGAAGGACACTGTACCTTTGCCATGATTTGACATGATAACATTATTATCAGAAAGAAATCTCTTATTAAATTTCCCATGTAACCTCATTGAATTCAAGCTATTGCATGGTGCTCACTTCCCAAAGGTTAAAGTATTCCATAAACTTCATTGGATCAATCTCAATCTCATTTAATTACATAAAAGTTATATATTATTGAATTGtttgatgtaaaattttatttaaaaatgaagtgctGCTTGATTTAATGGATaccagtgttaaaaaaaatataataaaaaactgTCCAGTTAATTACTTATAAGGTAGCAACTACTATATTagcctatttttaaataatttattgctaTTTTCCTGATACAGTCAGTGATGATTAGCACTCATTGACAGATTATTGGATTATAACAGTTGGAAGATATTTATTTGATACGAGATTCCCAAACCTGTtttagtaattttatattttccagcaTGAATTGAAGAGGGCAGAATAAAGATTAAAGTTAAATTAAGTGGTGTAGAGTAAAAAATTGACAAGGTTTATTGTCACTTTAATGATTTTAAGGGTGGAAATAGAACTAttgtattttgaaacatttggaagctactatatatagtataggaACTAGTATAGGATCGTTGTGTAAATCATATTACTCTAAAGTTGCCATGTATCTACAGTTAAAAATAGTTGGCTTTGTGAATCTTCTCTACAATGatacaaagttttttttcccccttttattcagattttaataGTTCTGTTTACTGTTGTATGAATCCAGACCATTTGGCTTAGACTCCAGcaaagtgaggaaggaagaaagaggctggtgctttagttttcttccttccctttattGTCcctttatttgtatattataggCATCGTGCCCTTGATCttagaaaataagtttctctATCTCAGAGTGTATGTACAGGGTTGTTTCTTGGTTGTCAGATTTTAAGATCCTGATAAATCCTACAATTTCCTGcattcaaaaagcaagaaaaaggatGAAGTTTCACATacagttcattatttttgattcatCAAAAATTACACCAGGTAGACTATAGCAGAAAACTTAATAGAGTGATACAGAAAATCCTGAATTATTTTGATTGCTTGGAGCCCATAATTTTTGTTCTTATGTTAAAGTGCTATTTCACTTGTCATTATATAAATCTATCTATAGTTTGTGGCTTAGAAACAAATacactttataaaagaaaagaaaagcaaagataccTGTGTCAGTTACGTTTTAAAGTTATACACTGTTTTAAGGCTATGTATTTATTAGTTAGAAAATATGACTTACATGAATATCTTCTGATGGACATAATATTGACAAAATATACACATGATATTACTTTAACAAACTGCCATGCAACAAATACATTGtaatgaagaaattgaatataTATGACCTAATCTAATCTTGACATTTACATTGAAAATTTACAACATAAccaatacttaaaatgtttttttcttatatttggcagtaatttcatttttttacaatttaaatttaaaacttctgaatgTGGGCTTAGTGAAACTTAGATGTTTCCCTAGTCTGTGACAACCTGAGGTactaaacatttttctcttatttcactatCTTCAAAGGtaagttttttgtttctcttaggaTCTATCCAAGAATTGTGTATTACAGCATTGTTAGGCATAGGATCAGCTTCCACTATGGAAACaactctctttttcattttacttttcaagaCCTTTTGAAATTTTTGTCTAGTGAATGCATATAATAATGGGTGAAATATAGTTGTTCCATAAGCCATGACTAGAAAACATAACCTTAATTTTACTAAAAGGTCACTTGGGCCTAAACATAAAATGGTGGTATTTAAGACAGAAATTGGTGTCCAGCAGAgaagaaatgtagaaataatCAATAAAGACATCCTGAAGACTCTTTTTTGCCTTTCTCGTCGTTCGCGGTGTCGTTTCACAGCTCGCCGGAGGGCAATTATTACAGAGACCGAAGTTCTTACACCAAAGACTATGTTTCTCCCACCACTGCTTTGTGACATGTCTGTAGTCTCATGTTGCGTGGTTAGagaaattgtctttttctttcttgctttcttcttctgcCCCGTTGAAAATCTTGTGCCTATTCGAATGTTAAGAGCCTGAAGGATTTTGGTGTATGTGATTAACATCACTATGACAGTGAAAAAGAATATTGGGATCTGTACTAGCAGGTGATAATACATTCCCAGTTCAGTGTAGTATTCATTTGTACTGACACACAAAAGTGTCTTGTTTTCCCACGTATTTCCACTTTGAAGACTGAAAAAATTTACCTCAATAAAGGGaatcaggaaagagaagaatgaaaaaatcCAAATGGATATCATCAGTATTGCAGCTCTGCCCATTGTCAGAATCCGGTTTGCAGGTTTTACAGAGATGTCATACCTGTCCAGAGTGATAGCAAAAACGTTGATTGCTGTTGAGACACTTGCAAAAGATACGCAGGCCTCATGGAAACAGCAGATGAGAGCAGTGTTACTCTCCAGTGAAAGCAGAAGGATGACTATAGTTAGAGGGATACATCCCACACAAATGATGACATCAAGTACATGAAGATTCATTGTAATAATGTTACTGACCGAGTTGATTAAGTTGGATTTCATGCAGTAAAGGACCAACACGGTGAGGTTGCTGCCAAGTCCCAACACAATTTCTAACATAAGAAATCCGGTGAGAGACACTTGAAAGCTTAATGGATAGGAAAGTGGTTGGTACATATTGGTGTTGACGTCATCAGTGTCATCTCGCACTGTAATGTTAGATTCAGACTGCATGTTGATTTCCAGAACGGGAGAAAAACACATTCTTTTGGAGCAGTTGGTGTTTTCCCTagaaagtgaaatagaataaactCTTTGATATTTGGCAATTTAAATGACGTATAAAACATGTgttccttgttaaaaaaaaatctttttattgtgTACTTGGTTTAACTTTAAACTTTCTAAACTGTTAACGGCAAAGGTAGAGTTAGGAGACATCAAGGTTGCATTGTTTCGATGTAATAGGAAGTTGGCTTCTCCCTTTGAAGATGACTGTGTGGGGAATACTcctattttgtttagaatttcttAATATTCTAAAAAGATAGTCCTCATTTGGGTTTTTCAAGCTTATTGAGATACAGTATATTTTTGTACAATAAAGCTACCCACTATGCAAAACTAATTTTAGCCTGGTGTTTTTAGATTTCATCTTAAAATGTTGTGAGTAGGTGGGTAATAAACGCTATTTTAATATGTTCTGGCATAATTAGTGTAGGTGTAATTATTCTCGTGAGGTTTCAAATGAACAGGACGAGTgttcatttaaaatgattaatggCACAGAGCACTAGTTGTCTAAAACCATTTTGTCCATGTTCTTGGTTGAAATTCATATTCATGAGTCAACAGTGTGCTTGGGGATATTTGGGGTTATTTCCCACAGAAGCAGGCAAATGATAAATACTACATATTTCGTAGTGAAAATGCTCACCAAACTTTATAATGGACAAACTTAATGTTATACAAATTGGATGAAAAAGGacattatgttaaaatataacaCCACAAAACTTGGTAAAAGAGCTGTAAATCACTCCAGTGAATGATTTATTTTGTGACCACACCCTCTCATGTTGTAGAAGGAGGAATTGAAATTTAATATCTTAATAAGAAATAACCATTTTTGGAGTGGTTTAAAAGAATAtatctcttgattttatttgttcaaacaggatttttaaagtaaaatatgaaattttaggGAAAAGGGAGTATCTGAAGCCCATTTTCTGAGGAATCTTTTAAAGTCACACATCCCTGTGAAACCTTTTGTATAAATCACCCAGTGTGTATAATCTtgaggaaaattagaaaaacaactcTTTTGCTAATtcatttaaatctgtattttaatgtatAGAGGTTTAgagtaatttataaaaataatatctgaTTTTCTGGGCTAATAGGTCAGGAGTGAGTatattcagttaaaataaaaaatcaaccaACTATATTTCACATTTCAACTACAGCATTTTGACTACAAAATCATAATTGAACATAAATTATAAAGGCTATATAATAATTTTCCACATTCATGTTAACCTTTCACGTGATGTAACCTCTGACAAGTTTTagaatacagttttatttatgcATATTATTTTAGAATCACGAATGATAACATTATTAATTAGTCTTGAACTTGGTATGAAGTATTACTTAGAGGCATATACTCCAGTAAGTGAAAGTCTTAGCTAGCACTGAAATCCTATAAAAATGGAGACTTCTAAGTGTGCCAAATTTTTGGAACTGACAGATGAAACATCTTTGTCACCTCAGTGACATTTAGAATTAAATAAAGCAGACATGCCAAGTTAGACGGTAATTAGCTATGGTGCATCTCCTCTAGAGCGAGGTTGTTGTCTTTGGTAAACGGTAAACAGCGTGGTGCATGCATCTTCTGACCTACCTGTTTGCTGTGGCCGTATGGGCCCTTTGGCTCACCACGGCAGGTTTTCACAAAGTGATACATGATGTCATTGACAGATTTTGACATGAATTTTTACCTGACAACAGTGAAGTAgctgtgttttatttcatgtcttgtagaaattctttcattttctctccaatACTTCAAACTGCATGAATTGTGACATTTAGTTGGCTGATGGATTTCTAAAGACCAGTACaaacatttgtatttgttttgcctTAGAAAGTCACGACCAAGAGAAACTTCCTCAAATGGTAGGAATTATATTTCCCTTTGAGGGAATATGTGATAGTGTCTCTTTATTTTCCAGaatatgtgaaaacaaaaaaggaaacatacgGTTTCTAGCTTCTAAAATGTATTTAGACATCCTTTTGTTATAAATGTAAATCTGTTTCTATAGCAGTcctcattattttgaaatgatttcttgATCACATAACTTGCTTTATATTCTAAATCCAGTCCATGTTCTTTTGATAAAAACCATCTGCTATTTAATTTGATTTGCTTTCATTAGAAGAGGATACATAGTCATAAAACTTAGATGGGAAAATCCTTTAGTAGTAATATCAGCTGCTGTGAATATCTGAATATTTAGTGCAGAAAAGACTTGGATAAAGCTTCATTTAGCTTGCTGCTAATGTGTGGCATTCTCTTTTTGGCAATCCGTGTCTCATTGTTTCTTCAGGAATCAGCTCCACAATCCTGGTATGTTAAAGTATAAACTCCCCCTTTAAAAAAGCTCACCATTTTGTTTTGGGCTTTTGCagtcaaattgtttttctttttatgtctattttatagAGCTTCTTCTTAGGATGATTACTGTCGATGTCTTGTATCCCGGCAGTAATGTGGACCtgtcttttctggttttaacTCCTTACTGTCTTAAATGCATATGTTAGAAGAATATCCTGCAGTTTATGGTTCAGTCGGCTAGGGAGGTGCTTGATCAGATGCATTCCTCATATTGTCACTTGTAAATACTGAATTAGCTGCCGTGGGCccttgtgaaaaagaaaaagaaagtggttaAGAAATAGGGTTCCTAATAATTTCCAATTAACTCAAAGTTACTTTAGTTTTGTTTACTTTAGCACTGTACCCAGTATTTGTTATCAAAGTAAGCAAACTGTATTATTAGAGCCACAactcataaataaatttaagggtTTCTTTAAACgaaattttttcatttcctaacAGAGATTGCAAATACTACGTTATTTGATAACAGAGGTAACATTATAAATACAACCATGAAAGAAaagctgcatttttaaaactaatttctgCCCTCATTTTAGAAGCTAACCTGTGTTTTAGGAGATTATGAGCAATTAGCATACACTAAACATACTGTCATTCTCTCATGTCTTTACAATAAATTCAACACTATTTCCTACTGGAAAACATTATAGCTTGCTTAATTATTAGCACCTGGTTTGAATTTTAACTGATTAAAACAGATTCCATGATAAGATAGTAGACATTTCCACTGATGAATTGTCCATGTAGTTGTAATGTAAAAGGTAATGCAAAATGTAACTGcaaatcaaataattttcaatgaACATGCTCAATAATCTTAACCTAAAACTGAATAATTAGTAATAGCTAAGTAGTAAACCTGgttcttttaagaaatagaagCATTTTTGAACACTTGGTAAAAACTGTACCGATGACATTAAGAATATTTTAGTAGGTCTGAAGTGACTTAAAAGCTGATGTCTTCATAGTGAATcaacaaagaatatttttggtATTTAACATTGCATcctaaaaaaattacatttaaaatgttgtgtcctaaaagaaaaagatctagaAAAGACATGTTTAGCAATAAATAGAATTAagcaaataaactcttaaaatttaggCTGAcaattttcaaagtaattttacCCCACTATGCCAGTTCAAAAGCAGCCGTATACTGTAATAAGGGAACACATCTTACCTCCGCTAAAGGTTTGATAAATTCCTGATGGAGTTGAAGCGTTTCCAGTTTTGATTGATTCATTTTGTTCACTTGTTAGCAGAGGACTTGGGGAAGAGGGTCATAAACATCTCTTCAGAAAAGACCTTAATGAAAATATGTGTCTGTACTGTGCCATTGTCTCAGCAGTCCTGCTAATGTATGGAACGTGGAGTGCTGCCTAGAGGCTGCTGCAGTCTCTCACTCTTCCTACTGTGGAATCAATAAGCATCTGAAAAACGTAATGAAGTAATTGAACATACTGAAGGCttcttgtctccagagacaacaTTTGgattcagtcttttaaaaaggaatggcACTGCTTTTCAGAGGAAAGCCTGTTCGGGGCAGCTTTTGCAGAGTGACAGCCTACCTTGTCGCCTCTCTCCACTGCAGAGAGATGCAGTGCATTCACTAATTTTGATTGGTCAGTTGTATTGGGCTTAAACTGTGCTTCATATGGATAGCAGggatttctcccccccccccccattttatataaggatgcttttttaaaaggctatatTTATAAGTGGTTGTATGCTGATCTTAAATAGACTATGAGtaaattagtcttttaaaaatgtgtattctattctGGTTTGTTGTTCACTTatgccaaacattaaaaaaaatgcagggaggtggaggggggagagaaagtgGTTTTAGGGTATATTCTTTTTGAAACCTAAATGATTGCTCTGGAGAATATTTGAGTCGTATATATGTTTTTGGTTGAGATTCTTTGTTCTACAAATAGAAAGCCACTGCATCTTTACTGTGAACCACATTGAATTTCAACTAGTTTGTTTGTATTCAAGTCCATCTTCTCTGTATTTCGAATTGTTGTGAACATCTCAAGGtgttaaataaacattgttaCGACTGCAGTATTCATTCAggtattcattcactcattcattcattcaaaatattaatgAGATTAGTCCACGGTGGttctactttaaattattttttaaaaattctattgatATTATCATAGTCTCATTGTATAAAGACTTAGTGATGTGAGGTTCTTTTCAGATTACTACTCAGTCTTTACCATCGGTAACCCTTTTATTTAGTAGATACATACTAATCATTCGCTGCAATATTTTAGTTCAACtggctatttctgtttttaacctGGGCACTTTTAATGGATTGCTATTCCTTAAATATTACATGTAGCCATATGCTAGTGTTACTGGGTAAACATTTcagtaaaggaaaaaggaagttagTTTGTCTTCCTAACTTGTCTTCCTTGTCTTATGTCTTCATAAGTTGAAAAACTAAATTATTGTAAGATGGATATGttgtcaaaagaataaaaacattggTGTAAgtaattcacttaaaatattactttaaaattagatttctcttatttttgattACCTATTCTCAGTATTGAgaaaaatgtttggtttttttttagatttgaatATATAAAGTGAGTGGATTCTATATCTGTTGACAAAATAGAAGAACTTGCAAATGACTGAATTATTAGAATATTGATAATcacttatttccattattttaggaatattagttatgttcactttttaaaatgtatgccaAATTTCTAATTTGTAACTGGAATTATTCccttatttaaaaagcattatacaTTTTTGTAATCTTCTTGTACTGTTTAATTTTCACGGGGGGCTGGCTGAGTGGTATatgaattttaattgtatttgtatAGAAGTTGAGAGTGGAAAATTTTGTTGTgaattcctaaaattttatgcACAATTTGGGGAGACAAGGCTTTGGTAATGCGAAGTATTAAAATGTTGTGCTACTTaactttcatgcattttgaaagTTGCCAAAAACGATGTCACTAGAATGCCAGCCATGTTCAAAGAtagcatgcacatgtgtgcacacgcgcgtgcgcgcacacacacacacacacacacacacacacacacacacactactactTCAGGCTTCAAATATCACAGCTTCAAACTAGAATCAGAGAAAAGATGTTAGCATCAATTGAAACTTGCGGTggggaaaagaaatcattaacgTAGTGAAATACACAGAGTGTTTTTCTGCCAAAGAGTTCAAGTATGCTTGTGTGTATCATCAAGATATCCCTATGGAGTAGAGGAATCCAAGGCACAAAGAAGTTTAATGACTTGAAAAAGTCTAGGTAAGGTAGTAGCAGTGCCAGTGTTAGAACTCTGCTAcctccgtcccccacccccccaaatagTTGGCCCTCTCTCTGGAAAATTCTGAAGATACTTGGGACTTAGAATTGGATGATCTGGGTTCAGTCACTGCTTATTAGCTGTATGACTTTTGGCAAGTCAAGCATTCTTTGGGACACAATATAGCTTTGATTCTTTCTGTTGAAGTTTATATCTGTGTTTTGTGTAATTCTCTGTAATATAGTATTTCCATGTTATACTCAAACTATTTTGTAGAAAAAATTCTGGTATCTCTGTAAGAAATAATGGCAGCAAAAAAGCTCAGATTTGGACATTGCTCTTTATTCCCTGTGCAAGTGACTTGTGAATAAGGATACACAAGATATCACAACAATTACTTTTATTGCACACAATGCTTagtatagtttttcttttaaaaaccacaaattgGTGATTACAAGGTTCTCTGATTTGTTAGCTGGATAATCTTcacttcctttgttttgtttttaacaaagatgaaaatatctAAACCATTGGATTCAGAATTAGATTatgttattttcatgaaaaaattaGTGTCAAATTACATGTCAGAATTTATAAAGATTCTTATTTACATAGTAACAAATTTTTATACTTGTACGTTTTATACTTgtacattttgtatttatattggatgctaattttgaaaaattggtgatttaaaaccagattttatattataaaataatttcatagatTAATTATTAGCTAATTAATAACCTGGAAAAACAGTTTTACCTTGCAAATGATAACTAAGCAATATATATGCATCAAACCCCCAAATGTCTCCATTAAAATTCTTTCCCcaagttctgtttttgttttttgttataaGTATTTTGATTGCCTAGGAATTTTAATTCCTAAAATTTTCGATATGGgaatctttgatttttaattgtaTACATTTGTTCCCTTAAGTTTGAACAACTGTGAATGTGAGAGAGTAGTTTGTTATCCACATTTACACTGCACTATTCATGTCCGTTCACTCTTACCCAGCTTGTGTCCGGTTCTCATGCTACATTTTTGATGATTCTGAgtttgtaagtaaaaaaaaaaaaaaaaaaaaaaaaactgggtgaAATATTGAAATTAACCACAACTGAAAAGCACTTTGAAACTTGTTTGCAAAGTGTATATACAAAAGCAGTATCTAATGGCtggaaaatcacattttaaattgtattgctTCAAGAGTATTTTTTCAATGAATACTTAACAGAGCTCTCAGCTTGCTCTGATACTAAAGCCCAATGAAGAAAGGATTAATTATTTCAGTTTAAAGCCAATTCAGAAATTTCATTTGGCTCCTcaactttaaatttctttcacaACAAATGTTTtaccagaaaaatagaaatggaccATCTGCTGAAACCTCCATCAAGTGGGGAGTAGCCAAGGTAGTAGAGAGTCAAAAACATTGGTGATTCATTATTGGTATGAGAATAATTGAAAACTGATGGTAATGATTAGATGAAGTACATGCATCAGAATTGTATACTCTAACAGAAAAACTCCATGAAATGTTCTTCCCCAACCTTCCCTACTTCACCTAAgttggacatttaaattttttcatttttattttttacactatGTATTTTGTAAGTCAACTGTCAGCATCACatatattatcaaaataaatacatggtttttgtttccattttatcatCCAAACCTAGATTTTGGATCCTGTGACTATTAACTAcccttcttaaaaaatattttaatgggggcgcctgggtggcgcagtcggttaagcgtccgacttcagccaggtcacgatctcgcggtccgtgagttcgagccccgcgtcgggctctgggctgatggctcagagcctggagcctgtttccgattctgtgtctccctctctctctgcccctcccccgttcatgctctgtctctctctgtcccaaaaataaataaatgttgaaaaaaaaaaattaaaaaaaaaatattttaatggacttaattttcttatttttttgagagagcgtacGTGAACACGTGGACAAGAGGGGGAAGGTcacagggaaagggggagagggggagagagagagagagagagagagagagagagagagagagaatatcccaactaggctccacactcagtgcggagcctgatgcaggactccatcccacgaccctgggatcatgacctgagccgaaatcaaaagtcggatgctcaaccaactgagccacccaggtgcccctattactaCTTTTTGATCTCTGTTTGTTGTCCTAATGTTGGCTTGTTGTTTTGGGGGCCTGGTCCAAGTTATTACCACTCCTGCCCTCAGTTTTTTGACTTTCTGTTTTCACTGCCTTATATTCCGCTTTACATTCTTAAATGTTATGGAtaatttttgttgatgtttttctcttatatttacaTCAAAGAATTATACAGTcatgtttgtgctttttttttcctcattggcttctcttctgttgtttcattttctttgtataattCTCCTTTGTAGTTGGTTATGCAGTATATTCATTTCTGTGTCCTGAAACCAAGTCAGGTGATGAACTagattatatatttaacaaaattatggCAAGTCCCCTTGTCTGTGCTGTTAATTAGTCCTGTGATCTAGTGGGAGATGTGGAATGATCATCTATGAACTGGTGGTCTGTTCTTGAATTGGTTAGACACATAATGGTTTTGTTTATGCGTAAAGCCAGAGAATGGTAGCGTTCCACTATAGATTCAGTAATTTCAATGGTACTGCTTGGGGTATCCATTTGggaaaatgaatgcattttcagAGTTTACTAATAATAGGTAAAGGCTATGCTCACTGGTGACTTTGTGctattaaaataaagcaatatatcTTCAGTTACTCCTACTTGTAGTTCTCATTTAGGGATATACTATCTATAAAAAGTTCTGCTGTGGTTTTGATTGAAACTTCAGAGGATATATGGATCAATCtgggggagaattgacatcttaataatgTTGAGTCTTCCAATTTATGGATATGGTGTCTGTTTTTAGATTCATCTTTGATTtaatttatcagtgttttatagtattTAGTTTATAgatcttacacatattttcttagatttgtcactaattatttcactttcttagTGCTATTGAAGTAGCACCTAAGTTTTTGAAacaaaattccaatttttaaatttggtatatagaaataggatttttttggatattgaatttgtatcctgcaactttactaaactTCTATTGGGGACTTCTTTAATGAAGTTGATGGTGTTTTCTGTGCAGGCAATTaatatcatctacaaatagagacaatttacttgtttttgaacCATGTATGACTTTTGCTTCTTGCCTTACTGCTTAGAACTTCTGGTATTAGATTTGATATGAATGTGTTGGGAAAGGCACTCTGCCAAGGGCTTTGGCATTGCTGAAGGTCCTAGGATATGCTGGGCATTGCTGGCTCTACCAAGAATGCAAAGACCTGACTCTTCTTTATCGGGTCCGTTTGTGTTTGAAGCTAGCAACCTTGAAGGATGCAGTAATAAGTCCCCAGGCAAAGAGCAGACTTGCTTCTGCTTGTTATAAAAACGGTAAATTTTTACACTCAGTGTTGTTTGGCTGTGATGCAAACGCACTGTGTACAGAGTACTCACCTAGGCCCCTCTGCCAAGGGACTTGGATGGGACGGTGAACTGTCACTGACACCATCCTCATACTTACGTCATATGTGATAAAGTCCTTAGCTGGTAACCCAGGCATCTAATGTCTTTTGCCAGCATCCATGACAAGAGCAGACTAACTATATAGCTTGCAAGTAGAGTAAAATCCTAAACCCGTCACGATTTTTGACAATTTTGGCAACAAGGATGTGATGTTGACAGAAACATGGCTTCCTGCAGGAAGAGACAAGTGTCCCTGTGGGCCGGTTTAGGTGATAGGAGATCCAGCAGCAAATGCTCCTGTT is a window from the Leopardus geoffroyi isolate Oge1 chromosome A2, O.geoffroyi_Oge1_pat1.0, whole genome shotgun sequence genome containing:
- the GPR22 gene encoding G-protein coupled receptor 22 — its product is MCFSPVLEINMQSESNITVRDDTDDVNTNMYQPLSYPLSFQVSLTGFLMLEIVLGLGSNLTVLVLYCMKSNLINSVSNIITMNLHVLDVIICVGCIPLTIVILLLSLESNTALICCFHEACVSFASVSTAINVFAITLDRYDISVKPANRILTMGRAAILMISIWIFSFFSFLIPFIEVNFFSLQSGNTWENKTLLCVSTNEYYTELGMYYHLLVQIPIFFFTVIVMLITYTKILQALNIRIGTRFSTGQKKKARKKKTISLTTQHETTDMSQSSGGRNIVFGVRTSVSVIIALRRAVKRHRERRERQKRVFRMSLLIISTFLLCWTPISVLNTTILCLGPSDLLVKLRLCFLVMAYGTTIFHPLLYAFTRQKFQKVLKSKMKKRVVSIVEADPMPNNAVIHNSWIDPKRNKKLTFEDSEIREKCLVPQVVTD